One Stenotrophomonas maltophilia R551-3 genomic window, CAGCGCCAGCTCGGTGTAGGCCGGGCCACGGCGCACCAGCGCGCCGCCGGAGTTGTTGCAGATGCCGCCCAGCACCGAGGCGCCGATGCAGGACGAGCCGATCACCGAATGCGGTTCGCGGCCCAGCGGTGCCAGCGTCTGCTCCAGGCGGTCCAGCGTCGCACCGGGAAGGCACAGCACCTGCCGGCCTTCGTTCAACAACTGGATGCCGGTCAGGCGCAGCGTGCTGACCAGCACGATCGGCCGCCCATAGTCGTTGCCATCCGGGGTCGAGCCACCGGTCAGGCCGGTGTTGGCCGCCTGCAGGATGATCGCCGCTCCACCCTGCACCGCCGCCTGCAGCACACGCCACAGCTCCAGCAGCGTACCCGGGCGCACCACCGCCAACACCGGGCCGTCGCCGAAACGGTAGCCACGGCGAAAACGGCGGGTTGCCTTGTCGCCGGTCAGTACATGGCGGTTGCCGACCGCATCGCGCAACTGCGCCAGCACGGCATCGTGGCCACTCACGGCAGGTTGACCAGCGAATCGCGGCCGATGTCGGCGATGCGGCGCGCGCCGGTCAGCGTCATCGCCACGCGCATTTCCTTGGCGATCAGGTCCAGCAGGTTGGCCACGCCGGCCTCGCCCTGCGCGGCCAGCGCATAGACGAAAGCACGGCCCAGCAGCACGGTGTCGGCACCCAGCGCCAGCATGCGCACCACGTCCAGGCCAGTGCGGATGCCGGAATCGGCGAGGATCTTCAGGTCGCCCTGCACCGCATCGGCAATCGCCGGCAGTGCACGCGCGGTGGACAGCACGCCATCGAGCTGGCGACCACCGTGGTTGGAGACCACGATGCCATCGGCGCCGAACTTCACCGCATCCCGTGCATCATCCGGGTCGAGAATGCCCTTGATCACCATCGGCCCCTTCCAGAATTCGCGGATCCACTCCAGGTCCTTCCACGAAATGGAGGGATCGAAGTTGCTGCCCAGCCAGCCGATGTAATCCTCCAGCCCGGTCGGGTTGCCGCGGTAGGTGGAAATGTTGCCCAGGTCGTGCGGGCGACCGAACAGGCCCACGTCCCACGCCCAGTGCGGATGGGTGATGGCCTGGCCGATACGACGCAGCGAGGCGTTCGGGCCGCTCATGCCCGAGTGCGCGTCACGATAGCGCGCGCCCGGCACCGGCATGTCCACGGTGAATACCAGCGTGGTCACGCCTGCGGCCTGCGCCCGCTCCAGCGCATTGCGCATGAAGCCACGGTCGCG contains:
- the lldD gene encoding FMN-dependent L-lactate dehydrogenase LldD; this translates as MIISASTDYRAAAQRRLPPFLFHYIDGGAYAEHTLKRNVSDLSDIALRQRVLRNMSDLSLETELFGETLAMPVALAPVGLTGMYARRGEVQAARAADSRGIPFTLSTVSVCPIEEVAPAIQRPMWFQLYVLRDRGFMRNALERAQAAGVTTLVFTVDMPVPGARYRDAHSGMSGPNASLRRIGQAITHPHWAWDVGLFGRPHDLGNISTYRGNPTGLEDYIGWLGSNFDPSISWKDLEWIREFWKGPMVIKGILDPDDARDAVKFGADGIVVSNHGGRQLDGVLSTARALPAIADAVQGDLKILADSGIRTGLDVVRMLALGADTVLLGRAFVYALAAQGEAGVANLLDLIAKEMRVAMTLTGARRIADIGRDSLVNLP